A genomic segment from Actinoplanes sichuanensis encodes:
- a CDS encoding VOC family protein: MVRTTARRAAATAQRTTGGCGTSPTMQSRVRGQVPMLYVRSVEAARRFYALFGYGEVKAGGDGEARWSYLQCGEHTLLLACVRPALIQVELPLLIYLFVTELETVRQRLGEAGHPHDLVGYPDHAPDGEIRTQDPDGNVVLVGQQTAVTGEGRSDPTGPEARFSLIRQAAEAVSRRGGAPASCQIGTTDGRPCSEAAEVKLADTWGSTVWGCLTHADEARINAPGTFIATEDARGLGPWLARRATPR, translated from the coding sequence GTGGTCCGAACCACGGCCCGACGCGCCGCGGCGACCGCACAGCGGACCACCGGCGGGTGCGGTACGTCGCCGACCATGCAGAGCAGGGTGCGCGGCCAGGTGCCCATGCTGTACGTCCGCAGTGTCGAAGCGGCCCGGCGGTTCTACGCGCTGTTCGGATACGGCGAGGTCAAGGCGGGCGGCGACGGTGAGGCCCGATGGTCGTATCTGCAGTGCGGTGAACACACCCTGCTGCTCGCCTGCGTCCGACCCGCGTTGATTCAAGTCGAGTTGCCGCTGCTCATCTACCTCTTCGTCACCGAACTGGAGACGGTGCGGCAGCGCCTGGGCGAAGCCGGGCACCCCCACGACCTCGTCGGCTATCCCGACCACGCCCCCGACGGGGAGATCCGTACCCAGGACCCCGACGGCAACGTGGTTCTGGTCGGCCAGCAGACCGCGGTCACCGGCGAGGGGCGCAGCGACCCCACCGGCCCGGAGGCGCGTTTCTCGCTGATCAGACAGGCCGCGGAGGCGGTCAGCCGTCGCGGCGGCGCACCCGCCTCCTGCCAGATCGGAACGACGGACGGCCGTCCCTGCTCCGAGGCCGCGGAGGTCAAACTCGCCGACACCTGGGGATCGACCGTGTGGGGCTGCCTCACCCACGCCGACGAGGCCCGAATCAATGCCCCGGGCACCTTCATCGCCACCGAGGACGCCCGAGGACTCGGCCCCTGGCTCGCCCGCCGCGCAACACCACGCTGA
- a CDS encoding putative bifunctional diguanylate cyclase/phosphodiesterase, with amino-acid sequence MGSARGASWWLGGLLAVVMAGLSGYAVFGSWRQTGIVQDLADDSADTDAYQDTAYLMSWELALLQASLREPDGEERRQLPDVHEQTQRAMEHMASVDGEHQRLAAALVQAHSGMKPDIAGYLRSLDLGDGETAEATLEKTIEPATTSIMTAVLAEREHHLADHAAKQATGLRDSQRLLWGSGLAFLLSVTVLVLFGHATRSHRRQIEATAATDALTGLPNRNGFTGRVHAALTEIAGHRRRRRRSARGRVTVLVVNLDGFRDVNEQLGHHAGDLLLTHVSRRLQAAIREHDVVARLGGDEFAVLLRDTDPTVGEDIAARLTGAFDDPFTIDDLTVDLEVSIGAATAGPGDDVPTVLRHADTAMNHAKQQRSGFQRYAPGRAADDTTARLTLLGDLRRALDNGDEISLHYQPKIAVETGELAGVEALARWTHPTKGPVSPGEFIPVLEATTLIHRFTHQVLMQALTQARAWLDEGHPVRVAVNLSTRSLLDTTFPDRLATLLDQAGVPGDQLCIEVTEHSVMNDPDTAIATLKRIRDLGVKTSIDDYGTGYSSMTYLRLLPLDELKIDRSFVKDMAADHSSRALVASTVELGHTLGLTVVAEGIEDAATLTALHEIGCDLAQGYHLARPMPADALTRHLRTATMSRTDTPFAIARHAG; translated from the coding sequence ATGGGTTCGGCGCGGGGCGCTTCGTGGTGGCTGGGTGGTCTGCTCGCGGTCGTGATGGCGGGTCTGTCCGGTTACGCGGTGTTCGGTAGCTGGCGGCAGACGGGCATCGTGCAGGATCTCGCCGACGACAGCGCCGATACCGACGCCTACCAGGACACCGCCTACCTGATGAGCTGGGAGCTGGCGCTGCTGCAGGCATCGCTGCGGGAGCCCGACGGTGAGGAGCGCCGGCAGCTTCCCGACGTCCACGAGCAGACCCAGCGCGCCATGGAACACATGGCGTCCGTCGACGGCGAGCACCAGCGGCTCGCCGCTGCACTCGTGCAGGCGCACAGCGGCATGAAACCGGACATCGCCGGTTACCTGCGGTCGCTCGACCTCGGCGACGGGGAGACCGCCGAGGCCACCCTCGAGAAGACGATCGAACCCGCCACCACCTCGATCATGACCGCGGTGCTGGCCGAGCGGGAGCATCACCTCGCCGACCACGCCGCGAAGCAGGCGACCGGCCTGCGGGACTCACAGCGGCTGTTGTGGGGCAGCGGCCTCGCCTTCCTGCTGAGCGTGACCGTGCTCGTGCTGTTCGGGCATGCGACACGGTCGCACCGACGGCAGATCGAGGCGACCGCCGCCACCGACGCGCTGACCGGCCTGCCCAACCGCAACGGCTTCACCGGTCGGGTTCACGCGGCGCTCACCGAGATCGCCGGTCACCGGCGCCGCCGGAGGCGGTCCGCGCGGGGCCGGGTCACCGTGCTGGTGGTCAACCTCGACGGATTCCGGGACGTCAACGAACAGCTCGGCCACCACGCCGGTGATCTGCTGCTCACCCATGTCAGCCGGCGCCTGCAGGCTGCGATCCGGGAGCACGACGTCGTGGCGCGGCTCGGTGGTGACGAGTTCGCGGTGCTTCTGCGCGACACCGACCCGACCGTCGGGGAGGACATCGCCGCCCGACTGACCGGCGCCTTCGACGACCCGTTCACCATCGACGATCTGACCGTGGACCTGGAGGTCAGCATCGGCGCCGCCACCGCCGGCCCCGGCGACGACGTCCCCACGGTGCTGCGGCACGCCGACACCGCCATGAACCACGCCAAACAGCAGCGCAGCGGATTCCAGCGGTACGCTCCCGGCCGCGCCGCCGACGACACCACCGCCCGGCTCACCCTGCTCGGCGACCTGCGCCGCGCCCTGGACAACGGCGACGAGATCAGCCTGCACTACCAGCCCAAGATCGCCGTCGAGACCGGTGAACTGGCCGGGGTGGAGGCGCTCGCCCGCTGGACGCATCCCACCAAGGGACCCGTCTCCCCGGGCGAGTTCATCCCGGTCCTGGAAGCCACCACCCTGATCCACCGATTCACCCATCAGGTGCTGATGCAGGCCCTGACGCAGGCCCGGGCCTGGCTCGACGAGGGCCACCCGGTCCGGGTGGCGGTCAACCTCTCCACCCGATCACTGCTGGACACCACCTTCCCCGACCGGCTCGCGACCCTGCTGGACCAGGCCGGTGTGCCGGGCGACCAACTGTGCATCGAGGTCACCGAACACAGCGTCATGAACGATCCGGACACCGCCATCGCCACCTTGAAACGCATCCGCGACCTCGGGGTGAAGACGTCCATCGACGACTACGGCACCGGCTATTCCTCCATGACCTACCTACGGCTACTGCCACTGGACGAACTGAAGATCGACCGCTCGTTCGTCAAGGACATGGCCGCCGACCACAGCAGTCGAGCGCTGGTCGCCTCCACCGTCGAACTCGGTCACACCCTGGGGCTCACCGTCGTCGCCGAAGGCATCGAGGATGCGGCGACCCTCACCGCGCTGCACGAGATCGGCTGCGACCTCGCTCAGGGATACCACCTGGCTCGGCCGATGCCCGCCGACGCGCTCACCCGTCACCTGCGCACGGCGACGATGAGCCGCACCGACACGCCGTTCGCGATCGCTCGACATGCCGGGTAG
- a CDS encoding MBL fold metallo-hydrolase: MRAIPVAGRHSINAYLLLGSRPVLVDAGVPGSGHRIVEGIAQHGVDPADLALIVLTHAHIDHFGAAAHVRRLTGAPIAAHRADLEPYRAGRAREPYLPTGPFGALLSRLPALHRTTHAVEPDLILDGPQRLDDLGVAARVMPTPGHTAGSVSVLTDDGDLVAGDLIASSFMGSITGRPANPPFHDDRLANLASLRAMLALKPVSLHVGHGGSLDPGRVAWWADREQRRLDRLVAHGRLRHRGEVRPAE; this comes from the coding sequence GTGCGGGCCATCCCGGTGGCCGGTCGGCACTCGATCAACGCCTACCTGCTGCTCGGCAGTCGGCCGGTTCTCGTCGACGCCGGGGTCCCGGGTAGCGGCCACCGCATCGTGGAGGGCATCGCCCAGCACGGGGTCGACCCGGCCGACCTGGCGCTGATCGTGCTCACCCACGCCCACATCGACCACTTCGGCGCCGCGGCACACGTGCGAAGGCTGACCGGGGCGCCGATCGCGGCCCACCGCGCGGATCTGGAGCCCTACCGGGCCGGGCGGGCCCGTGAGCCGTATCTGCCCACCGGCCCGTTCGGTGCGCTGCTGAGCCGCCTGCCCGCACTGCACCGCACCACCCACGCGGTCGAGCCGGACCTGATCCTGGACGGTCCGCAGCGCCTCGACGACCTGGGCGTCGCCGCCCGCGTCATGCCGACACCCGGCCACACCGCCGGATCGGTCTCCGTCCTCACCGACGACGGCGACCTGGTGGCCGGCGATCTGATCGCCAGTTCCTTCATGGGTTCGATCACCGGCCGCCCCGCCAACCCGCCGTTCCACGACGACCGGCTCGCCAACCTCGCCAGTCTGCGCGCGATGCTGGCCCTCAAGCCGGTGTCGTTGCACGTCGGTCACGGCGGCAGTCTCGACCCCGGCCGGGTCGCGTGGTGGGCCGATCGGGAGCAGCGTCGCCTCGACCGGCTGGTCGCCCACGGCCGGCTCCGCCACCGTGGTGAGGTGCGCCCGGCTGAGTGA
- a CDS encoding TetR/AcrR family transcriptional regulator — MARDTRERIIAVARDLVHGASLAEVSTEDVCKAAGVHKGSLYHFFPSKEALGGAVLDHNWDMMHAVLDESFADDVPPLERVDRFVDAFARMLTVMRERFGATPGCPLGGLAAEVAGHGDEGRARAGRVLSGWMGYFAIAFSEAKGRGDVPADIDPGRAAIRVLALMQGLTLLAKTHDDPTLVLLAKTDIRLLLRASV, encoded by the coding sequence GTGGCGCGAGACACGCGCGAGCGCATCATCGCGGTGGCGCGCGATCTGGTCCACGGCGCGTCGTTGGCTGAGGTCAGCACCGAGGACGTCTGCAAGGCCGCCGGCGTTCACAAGGGCAGCCTCTACCACTTCTTCCCCTCGAAGGAGGCGCTGGGCGGAGCCGTCCTGGACCACAACTGGGACATGATGCACGCCGTGCTCGACGAGTCCTTCGCCGACGACGTGCCGCCGCTGGAGCGCGTCGACCGGTTCGTCGACGCTTTCGCGCGGATGCTCACAGTGATGCGCGAGCGGTTCGGCGCCACTCCCGGCTGCCCGCTCGGCGGCCTGGCCGCCGAGGTGGCCGGGCACGGCGATGAGGGTCGGGCCCGGGCCGGGCGGGTGCTGTCCGGCTGGATGGGCTACTTCGCCATTGCCTTCAGTGAGGCGAAGGGCCGCGGCGACGTGCCGGCCGACATCGACCCCGGCCGCGCCGCGATCCGCGTGCTGGCCCTGATGCAGGGGCTGACGCTGCTGGCCAAGACGCACGACGACCCGACCTTGGTGCTGCTTGCCAAGACCGACATCCGGCTGCTTCTGCGGGCTTCCGTCTGA
- a CDS encoding class I SAM-dependent methyltransferase, with amino-acid sequence MTDTDRERLRTTFGEDAELYDRARPGYPPQLFQDLTVLAGLTPRSRVLEIGCGTGQATYPLARLGCTIIAVELSTDMAEVAGRNLRPFPNVAIEVAPFESWTPPATPFDLVVSATAFHWIDPDIRVQKAADVLRPGGTLALIHTEHVAGGTEQFFIDAQTCYERFDPKTPPGWRQAPAADIPEDSSDIDDSQRFGPARFYRYEWEQSYTTRSYLDLLMTYSPTRSLPRPARDGLLTCLGRLIDREHDGRISKRHLTQLTAARKRA; translated from the coding sequence GTGACCGACACCGACCGCGAGCGGCTGCGTACCACGTTCGGTGAGGACGCCGAGCTCTACGACCGCGCACGCCCCGGATATCCGCCACAACTGTTCCAAGACCTGACCGTGCTCGCCGGCCTGACCCCGCGATCTCGCGTACTGGAAATCGGATGCGGCACCGGCCAAGCCACCTACCCGCTGGCCCGACTCGGCTGCACCATCATCGCCGTCGAACTCAGCACCGACATGGCCGAGGTAGCCGGACGCAACCTGCGCCCCTTCCCGAACGTGGCCATCGAGGTGGCACCGTTCGAGAGCTGGACACCGCCGGCAACCCCGTTCGACCTCGTCGTCTCGGCGACCGCGTTCCACTGGATCGACCCGGACATCCGCGTTCAAAAGGCGGCGGACGTCCTTCGCCCAGGCGGCACCCTGGCCCTCATACACACCGAGCACGTCGCCGGCGGCACCGAGCAGTTCTTCATCGACGCGCAGACCTGCTACGAGCGTTTCGACCCGAAGACCCCGCCGGGATGGCGCCAGGCACCCGCCGCCGACATCCCTGAGGACTCGAGCGACATCGACGACTCTCAGCGCTTCGGCCCGGCCCGGTTCTATCGCTACGAGTGGGAACAGTCGTACACCACCCGTAGCTACCTCGACCTGCTCATGACCTATTCCCCGACCCGCTCGCTGCCACGACCGGCTCGGGACGGCCTGCTGACCTGCCTCGGTCGCCTCATCGACCGGGAGCACGACGGCCGGATCAGCAAGCGGCACCTCACCCAGCTGACCGCGGCCCGCAAGAGGGCCTGA
- a CDS encoding GAF domain-containing protein, protein MVVSSYAPKTDVLTHPDRVEAVGRLLPCGEGTPAALQQFIDHVAELLHAPCAGVSLILTDAGMLVATHGVSGWLAEAGGLPAEWAPCATVVRNDAPLLITDTHDDPAHVTNPLVMITGVRSYAGVPLHSNGQPVGSLCVLSGEPHAFTTADLDVLTGLASRAVELLRAGIYG, encoded by the coding sequence ATGGTTGTCTCCAGCTACGCCCCGAAGACTGATGTCCTGACCCACCCCGACCGGGTGGAGGCGGTCGGCAGGCTGCTGCCGTGCGGTGAGGGCACCCCGGCAGCGCTGCAGCAGTTCATCGACCACGTCGCCGAGCTGCTGCACGCACCCTGTGCCGGCGTGTCACTGATTCTCACCGACGCGGGAATGCTGGTCGCCACCCATGGGGTGAGCGGCTGGCTCGCCGAAGCCGGCGGCCTGCCGGCGGAATGGGCACCCTGCGCGACAGTGGTCCGCAACGACGCTCCGTTACTGATCACCGACACCCACGACGATCCGGCGCATGTCACCAATCCACTGGTGATGATCACCGGGGTGCGCAGCTACGCCGGGGTGCCGCTGCACTCGAACGGACAACCGGTCGGCTCGCTGTGCGTGCTGAGCGGCGAACCGCACGCGTTCACCACCGCTGACCTGGACGTCCTGACCGGTCTCGCGTCGCGCGCTGTCGAACTGCTGCGGGCCGGCATCTACGGCTGA
- a CDS encoding sensor histidine kinase, with the protein MNPGNGAGRPEDALVRRGLWVYAVVVIAAASAVVPFADHHLGSHPNLILAFLVLMPTADLLTAYLLVQQFLAHGRLATLTLSTVYLFSSLVMIAYAVAFTRAQQTDGGSAWSEVCAPLLGLVVVMGFPVLVVAQQWLVTAVPSRHRDVTRSRRPTAVAILAAAALVAAAAVAGVVIGVPAWFPALYQSGSATTFGRILYGAALPVITACLLMVARDLRHRAQVERWVVVAISASLAAAILTLVAPRYTVGFYAARVALLLSSAVVLTALLAQTASLYRRLTAAHDDLHRAHRELSRRADHLMTANRELETADAWKSDILATLSHEINQPLAVIAAYSEELTHDWDLTTDDERRASALVLGERVDDLLGMAAHLLALCRAERGEIQTRPAVLPVERILTRLTDNLTRQARMRLDADHGPSGTAVWADPVHTHEVLTNFVTNAVKYSPGDIHISATPNDTGTMVLFAVSDEGNGVPPEFVAHLFDRFTQADRGGAARAGAGFGLYLSRLLTEANHGDLWYEAVVPHGSRFVLALPSAPSGPPALSRVDHADGAATG; encoded by the coding sequence ATGAATCCCGGGAACGGAGCGGGACGGCCGGAAGACGCCCTGGTCCGCCGAGGTCTGTGGGTGTACGCGGTGGTCGTGATCGCCGCCGCGTCGGCTGTCGTGCCGTTCGCCGACCACCACCTCGGCAGTCATCCGAACCTGATCCTGGCATTTCTCGTCCTCATGCCGACCGCCGATCTGCTGACCGCGTATCTGCTGGTGCAGCAGTTCCTGGCCCACGGGCGACTGGCGACGCTGACCCTGTCGACGGTCTACCTGTTCTCCAGCCTGGTGATGATCGCGTACGCGGTCGCGTTCACCCGAGCACAGCAAACCGATGGCGGTTCGGCCTGGTCGGAGGTGTGCGCTCCGCTGCTGGGTCTGGTGGTCGTCATGGGGTTCCCGGTACTGGTGGTGGCGCAGCAGTGGCTCGTCACGGCGGTGCCGTCCCGCCACCGGGACGTCACCCGGAGCCGTCGGCCCACCGCGGTCGCGATCCTGGCCGCCGCCGCGCTGGTAGCGGCGGCCGCCGTCGCCGGCGTCGTCATCGGCGTGCCCGCCTGGTTCCCCGCCCTGTACCAGAGCGGGTCCGCGACCACGTTCGGCCGGATCCTCTACGGGGCGGCTCTGCCGGTCATCACCGCCTGCCTGCTGATGGTGGCCAGAGACCTACGGCACCGCGCGCAGGTGGAGCGGTGGGTGGTGGTGGCGATCAGCGCGTCACTGGCCGCCGCGATCCTCACCCTGGTCGCGCCGCGCTACACCGTCGGCTTCTACGCCGCCCGCGTCGCCCTCCTGCTCTCCTCGGCGGTGGTCCTGACGGCGCTGCTCGCCCAGACCGCGAGCCTCTACCGCCGGCTCACGGCGGCCCACGACGATCTCCACCGGGCGCACCGCGAACTGAGCCGACGTGCCGACCACCTGATGACGGCCAATCGTGAACTGGAGACCGCGGACGCCTGGAAGAGCGACATCCTCGCCACCCTCTCCCATGAGATCAACCAACCACTGGCGGTGATAGCCGCCTACTCCGAGGAACTGACCCACGACTGGGACCTCACCACCGACGACGAGCGACGCGCCTCGGCCCTGGTACTCGGCGAACGGGTCGACGACCTACTCGGCATGGCGGCACACCTGCTCGCCCTCTGCCGCGCCGAGCGCGGCGAGATCCAGACCCGGCCCGCCGTACTGCCGGTCGAACGGATCCTGACCCGCCTCACCGACAACCTGACCCGGCAGGCACGCATGCGCCTCGACGCCGACCACGGCCCCTCCGGTACGGCCGTCTGGGCCGACCCGGTACACACCCACGAAGTCCTGACCAACTTCGTCACGAACGCCGTCAAGTACAGCCCCGGCGACATCCACATATCGGCGACCCCGAACGACACCGGCACCATGGTCCTGTTCGCCGTCAGCGACGAGGGCAACGGCGTACCACCGGAATTCGTCGCCCATCTGTTCGACCGTTTCACCCAGGCCGACCGCGGCGGCGCGGCGCGGGCCGGCGCCGGTTTCGGGTTGTACCTGTCGAGGCTCCTCACCGAGGCCAACCACGGCGACCTGTGGTACGAAGCCGTCGTCCCGCACGGCAGCCGGTTCGTGCTCGCCCTCCCGAGTGCACCAAGCGGCCCTCCCGCCCTGAGTCGTGTCGACCACGCTGACGGCGCTGCCACCGGATGA
- a CDS encoding ABC transporter ATP-binding protein, which yields MTDPALCAVDLTKRYGRLTALDTLTLDVMPGEVFGFLGPNGAGKSTTIRLLLGLARPTAGRAEVFGVDAADVARAHRHLAYVPADVALWPQLTGAEILHLQARTGPGIDTAYRDELVERFALDPSKPARTYSTGNRQKVALIAAFATRAPLLVLDEPTSGLDPLMEQQFRIAVAGARDRGQTVFLSSHQLAEVEAVCDRVGILRTGRLVEVSTISDLRGLHRCEVTIAYTGTAPDLTAVPGVAAVETAGERRLRFTLTGSPAPALQVLATVNVTALAVREPSLEEIFLDYYGQQVAR from the coding sequence ATGACCGATCCCGCACTGTGCGCTGTCGACCTCACCAAACGCTACGGCCGTCTCACCGCCCTCGACACGTTGACCCTGGACGTCATGCCGGGGGAGGTGTTCGGGTTCCTCGGCCCGAACGGGGCCGGCAAGTCCACCACCATCCGGCTGCTGCTCGGCCTGGCCCGCCCCACCGCGGGCCGCGCCGAGGTGTTCGGCGTCGACGCCGCCGACGTGGCCCGCGCCCACCGGCACCTGGCCTACGTCCCGGCCGATGTCGCGCTGTGGCCACAACTGACCGGCGCCGAGATCCTGCACCTGCAAGCCCGGACCGGACCCGGCATCGACACCGCCTACCGCGACGAACTGGTCGAACGCTTCGCGCTCGACCCGTCGAAACCGGCCCGGACCTACTCCACCGGCAACCGACAGAAGGTCGCGCTGATCGCCGCGTTCGCCACCCGGGCTCCGCTCCTGGTGCTCGACGAGCCGACCAGCGGCCTGGACCCGTTGATGGAACAACAGTTCCGTATCGCGGTCGCCGGCGCCCGCGACCGCGGGCAGACGGTGTTCCTCAGCTCCCACCAACTCGCCGAGGTCGAAGCCGTCTGCGACCGGGTCGGCATCCTGCGGACCGGCCGACTCGTCGAGGTCTCCACCATCAGCGACCTGCGAGGCCTGCACCGCTGCGAGGTGACGATCGCCTACACCGGCACCGCACCCGACCTGACCGCGGTTCCCGGAGTCGCCGCCGTCGAGACGGCCGGAGAGCGACGGCTGCGTTTCACGCTCACCGGGTCTCCCGCTCCGGCGTTGCAGGTCCTGGCCACCGTGAACGTCACCGCGCTGGCCGTGCGGGAACCCAGCCTGGAGGAGATCTTCCTCGACTACTACGGGCAGCAGGTGGCCCGATGA
- a CDS encoding ZIP family metal transporter codes for MDALIFGVIASSALVIGALVGARVQLPKAVLAAMLAFAAGALITALAFELFEDAYEHGGIWRAGGGLIAGAAVFTALSSWLDRIAQGPREQPHGSEKLDTDAAAQQRRPSTASTGGAAGLALLAAVTLDGVPENVALGVSLGADSGGLALLAAIFVSNFPEALVGSASMRAQGRSQRYILGCWVACAALLTLAVVLGAGPLANTSPETISLPLAFAAGAVLASLADTLMPEAYEKGGPIVAMSTTAGFTLSFLLSIL; via the coding sequence GTGGATGCCTTGATTTTCGGAGTGATCGCGTCCAGCGCCCTGGTCATCGGTGCGCTGGTCGGTGCGCGGGTGCAGCTGCCGAAAGCGGTGCTCGCGGCGATGCTGGCGTTCGCGGCCGGCGCGTTGATCACCGCGTTGGCGTTCGAGTTGTTCGAGGACGCCTACGAGCACGGCGGTATCTGGCGGGCCGGTGGCGGGTTGATCGCCGGTGCCGCCGTCTTCACCGCCCTCAGTTCCTGGTTGGACCGGATCGCCCAGGGCCCGCGCGAGCAGCCGCACGGCAGCGAGAAACTCGACACCGACGCCGCCGCGCAGCAACGGCGGCCTTCGACCGCGTCTACCGGCGGTGCGGCCGGACTGGCGCTGCTGGCCGCGGTGACGCTCGACGGCGTACCGGAGAATGTGGCTTTGGGTGTGTCGCTCGGCGCGGACTCGGGTGGGCTGGCGCTGCTGGCGGCGATCTTCGTGTCGAACTTCCCCGAAGCGCTGGTGGGCAGCGCTTCGATGCGCGCACAGGGACGGTCCCAGCGTTACATCCTCGGGTGCTGGGTGGCGTGTGCCGCGCTGCTCACCCTCGCCGTCGTGCTGGGTGCCGGTCCGCTGGCGAACACCTCCCCGGAGACGATCTCGTTGCCGTTGGCGTTCGCGGCCGGGGCGGTGCTGGCCTCTCTGGCCGACACGCTGATGCCGGAGGCGTACGAGAAGGGCGGCCCGATCGTGGCGATGAGCACCACCGCCGGTTTCACCCTGTCGTTCCTGCTGTCCATCCTCTGA
- a CDS encoding RNA polymerase sigma factor SigF encodes MTTTSITAGSATTAVQSDTISDDRASDVAGDLINALAAMPAGHPSRPALRARTIEAWLPLARHLAKRYAGRGEPNDDLMQTATIGLIKAVDRFDAARGVDFAGYAIPTILGEVKRHFRDRTWSIRVPRRLQELRLAITEANNVLTHTLGRSPQVADIAAHLGISEDEVLEGLEGARAYNATSLSTPIGAEGGTELGETLTDGSDDYEAVDTRTSLGPALARLDERERKIVTLRFYGNLTQQQIAEQIGISQMHVSRLLTKALGKLRQHIDSATF; translated from the coding sequence ATGACCACGACATCCATCACGGCGGGCAGCGCGACGACCGCCGTCCAGAGCGACACGATCAGTGACGACCGTGCCTCCGATGTCGCCGGCGACCTCATCAACGCCCTGGCCGCCATGCCCGCCGGGCACCCGTCCCGCCCCGCGCTGCGCGCCCGGACGATCGAGGCGTGGCTGCCGCTGGCCCGCCACCTGGCCAAGCGCTACGCCGGCCGCGGCGAACCCAACGACGACCTGATGCAGACCGCCACGATCGGGCTGATCAAAGCGGTCGACCGGTTCGACGCCGCCCGTGGCGTGGACTTCGCCGGCTACGCCATCCCCACCATCCTCGGCGAGGTCAAGCGCCACTTCCGCGACCGCACCTGGTCGATCCGGGTGCCCCGTCGGCTGCAGGAACTACGACTGGCCATCACCGAGGCCAACAACGTCCTGACCCACACCCTCGGCCGCTCCCCGCAGGTCGCCGACATCGCAGCCCACCTCGGCATCAGCGAGGACGAGGTCCTCGAAGGCCTGGAAGGCGCCCGCGCCTACAACGCCACCAGCCTGTCCACACCGATCGGCGCCGAGGGCGGCACCGAACTCGGAGAGACCCTCACCGACGGCAGCGACGACTACGAGGCCGTCGACACCCGTACCTCCCTCGGGCCGGCCTTGGCCCGACTCGACGAGCGGGAACGCAAGATCGTCACGTTGCGCTTCTACGGCAACCTGACCCAGCAACAGATCGCCGAACAGATCGGCATCTCCCAGATGCACGTGTCACGGCTGCTCACCAAGGCCCTAGGCAAGCTGCGCCAGCACATCGACAGCGCCACCTTCTGA